A single region of the Eleginops maclovinus isolate JMC-PN-2008 ecotype Puerto Natales chromosome 4, JC_Emac_rtc_rv5, whole genome shotgun sequence genome encodes:
- the znf280d gene encoding zinc finger protein 280D → MSELFMECVEEELEPWQKQVPEVHLIDDDDDDEPIFVGVLSNNQKEGRPNPPSQSNSAGKQEIKLPAPQPAIGSSPIMLPLSVTGNAVNTTAPNLTTVTPQPVIVNNQGFIVTSPHLANNSDFIASLGSQYPPGTSFTIVPAGQQHLFQQITTATVIPGAVHRPQVQQISNNVVTLSNVQSPAVYSAQPHQLQLNWPNSQPLKTFSLPAKAITNNDNRDQMLIKRVIPPQQIDSIAKRAKLELRSVENGVLKKKCPKCPEEFLTQEALKFHMVSCCAVVEASAPSAVNIGANKRIMLVSDFYYGRFDGDKIQKEVQKPNTTFKCQSCLKVLKNNIRFMNHMKHHLELEKQNSESWESHTTCQHCYRQYMTPFQLQCHIESAHSSIESSTNCKICELAFESEQVLLEHMKDNHKPGEMPYICHVCNYRSSFFSDVETHFRSVHENTKDLLCPFCLKVLRSGHIYIQHYMKHQKKGIHRCGKCRLNFLTYREKVEHKTNVHKTFRKPKALEGLPPGTKVTIRASLTGKTPTMHSSNDQSSLVVTPESFNQQTKPPVGVSKSNVSAAKAKTSKKKGPYNRHNLSLKNLRVDERRFTCIECNTQVDHFFSHFPMISICGACKYRTSCKVAIGNHMIRFHSTITKNRFLKMNHHKYSSAPKLTLVCLNCDLLVDASGGDLMTKHLTDRPNHICKVIQEKAEIKAKDRVHLFLRQPSNSFYLLTTVPVQRPKEIELKVVEKRTSATVERPEPIVPAVLFLDGVTCVNSQKFVLNY, encoded by the exons ATGTCTGAACTTTTTATGGAGTgtgtggaggaggagctggagccgTGGCAGAAACAAGTTCCTGAAGTTCACTTgatagatgatgatgatgatgatgagccCATCTTCGTTGGAGTGCTCT CTAATAACCAGAAGGAGGGTAGGCCTAACCCGCCATCTCAGAGTAACAGCGCAGGGAAACAAGAAATCAAGCTTCCTGCTCCTCAGCCTGCCATTGGCTCCTCACCCATAATGCTGCCGTTGAGTGTAACTGGAAATGCAGTGAATACTACAGCACCCAATTTGACAACAGTGACCCCGCAGCCCGTTATCGTCAATAACCAG ggcTTTATTGTCACTTCTCCTCATCTAGCAAACAACAGTGACTTTATTGCCTCTCTTGGGAGCCAGTATCCTCCTGGGACATCATTTACAATAGTACCag CTGGGCAGCAGCATCTGTTCCAGCAGATCACCACTGCCACAGTAATACCCGGTGCTGTCCACAGACCTCAGGTGCAACAAATCAGCAACAACGTTGTGACTTTATCCAACGTACAGAGTCCTGCTGTGTACTCAGCACAACCTCATCAGCTGCAACTCAACTGGCCCAACTCGCAACCTCTTAAGACCTTTTCTTTGCCAGCAAAGGCCATTACCAATAACGATAACAGAG ATCAAATGTTAATCAAGCGCGTGATACCACCACAGCAAATAGACAGCATAGCAAAAAGAGCCAAGCTTGAATTGA GGTCAGTGGAAAATGGTGTATTAAAGAAAAAGTGCCCAAAGTGTCCAGAGGAATTCCTCACACAGGAGGCCCTGAAATTTCACATGGTG AGCTGCTGTGCAGTAGTAGAAGCTTCAGCTCCGTCAGCCGTGAACATCGGTGCAAACAAACGCATCATGCTGGTTTCAGATTTCTACTACGGCAGATTTGACGGAGATAAGATCCAGAAGGAAGTGCAGAAACCCAACACAACTTTCAAGTGCCAGAGCTGTTTAAAAGTTCTCAAGAACAATATCAG GTTCATGAACCACATGAAGCACCACTTGGAGCTGGAGAAGCAGAACAGTGAGAGCTGGGAAAGCCACACCACCTGCCAGCATTGCTATCGACAGTACATGACTCCGTTCCAGCTGCAGTGCCACATCGAGAGTGCTCACAGCTCCATCGAATCCTCAA cAAATTGCAAGATATGTGAGCTGGCGTTTGAGTCAGAGCAGGTTCTCCTGGAACACATGAAGGACAACCACAAGCCTGGGGAAATGCCTTACATCTGCCAC GTCTGCAATTACAGGTCGTCTTTCTTCTCAGATGTGGAGACACATTTCCGAAGTGTCCATGAAAACACGAAAGACCTGCTCTGTCCTTTCTGTCTAAAAGTTCTTAGAAGTGGTCATATATACATACAACACTACATGAAACATCAG aaaaagggGATCCATCGCTGTGGAAAATGCAGACTGAATTTCCTCACATACAGGGAGAAAGTGGAGCACAAGACTAACGTCCACAAAACCTTTAGAAAACCTAAAGCTCTGGAAGGTCTTCCTCCAGGAACCAAG GTGACCATTCGAGCCTCCCTCACAGGAAAGACTCCAACAATGCACAGCTCCAACGATCAATCCAGCCTTGTTGTCACTCCAGAAAGTTTCAACCAGCAAACCAAACCTCCTGTTGGTGTTTCCAAGTCAAACGTCTCTGCAGCAAAAGCCAAGACGAGCAAGAAGAAAGGCCCGTATAACAGGCACAATCTGTCGCTCAAGAACCTCAG AGTCGATGAAAGACGCTTTACGTGCATCGAGTGCAACACACAAGTGGACCACTTCTTTTCTCATTTCCCAATGATTTCAATTTGCGGTGCGTGCAAATATCGGACAAGTTGCAAGGTCGCCATTGGGAATCATATGATAAG ATTTCATAGCACCATAACCAAAAACAGATTCTTGAAAATGAATCACCACAAATATTCATCTGCACCAAA ATTAACCCTGGTCTGTCTCAACTGTGACCTCCTCGTGGACGCATCAGGCGGCGACCTGATGACCAAACATTTAACGGACAGACCAAATCACATATGCAAAGTCATTCAGGAAAAGGCAGAAATCAAAGCCAAAGATCGAGT tcATCTCTTCTTGAGGCAGCCATCAAATTCTTTTTATCTCTTGACGACGGTGCCTGTTCAAAGACCAAAGGAAATTGAATTGAAAGTGGTTGAAAAGCGAACTTCCGCCACTGTGGAAAGGCCAGAACCGATTGTACCAGCAG TCCTTTTTCTGGACGGAGTAACGTGTGTCAACAGTCAGAAATTTGTTTTGAACTATTAg
- the mns1 gene encoding meiosis-specific nuclear structural protein 1, with protein sequence MSRNWAYSQQQRLMSQRQNQEQHRQEEAGRVDRERQQKAGLRHEDSFERKRFLRQVKEELRDREVEAAIIKTEEERTTRKKQLEQEERLANELARINCEAQREEKMRQHIKENSLELRELESKLKSAYLNKERAAQIAEHEAMRLETKRAEADLGRKMKSEHERAAAEKQKLEQKQHEELVRYQRELELQLMEKERKRHEAYEEFLKEKLMVDEIVRKIYHEDQMERQLKLEKVRATQQHIEEFKMQQAEWRHMELERMEAENKRIKEFASQQEHQEESKMAKLKEREEAKEHLHKILSEKMEEKRQHREEMERVREELHSEEQEEAHRQREIEEMEKKIRQRLVMQQTCQEQMAFKEMRRQAEKEEEEAFRKIMMDKFAEDDRLEQMNAQKKRMKQLEHKREVEKLIEDRRRQHEADMELEAKEQAIEQERQALRRQIIEEERQRLLKRHATQLLGYLPKGLLVEDDLKHFDEDFRKNFEKRQADIFSEDDWDQ encoded by the exons ATG AGTCGTAACTGGGCTTACAGCCAGCAGCAGAGGCTGATGTCTCAGAGGCAGAACCAGGAGCAGCACCGGCAGGAGGAGGCCGGGCGGGTGGACAGAGAGCGGCAGCAGAAGGCCGGGCTGCGCCATGAGGACAGCTTCGAGAGGAAGAGATTTCTGAGGCAGGTGAAGGAGGAGCTGAGGGACAGGGAGGTGGAGGCCGCCATCATCAAG acagaggaggaaagaacaaccagaaaaaaacaacttgaacAAGAGGAGAGATTGGCTAATGAGCTGGCCCGCATCAACTGTGAGGcacaaagagaagagaaaatgaGGCAGCATATCAAAGAGAACAG CTTGGAGCTTCGAGAGCTGGAGTCAAAGCTGAAGTCTGCATATCTGAATAAGGAGAGAGCTGCACAGATTGCTGAGCATGAAGCTATGAGGCTTGAGACAAAG CGCGCGGAGGCAGATTTAGGACGCAAGATGAAGAGCGAACATGAGCGAGCAGCCGCTGAGAAGCAGAAGCTGGAGCAGAAACAGCACGAGGAGCTGGTGCGGTATCAGAGAGAGCTCGAGCTGCAGCTCATGGAGAAGGAGCGCAAGAGACATGAGGCATACGAGGAGTTCCTCAAGGAGAAGCTCATGGTGGATGAGATTGTCAGGAAGATTTACCATGAGGATCAGAT GGAGAGGCAACTGAAGCTGGAGAAGGTCAGAGCCACTCAGCAGCACATTGAAGAATTCAAGATGCAGCAGGCCGAGTGGAGACACATGGAGCTAGAGAGGATGGAGGCCGAGAACAAACGCATCAAGGAGTTTGCAAGTCAACAGGAGCACCAGGAGGAGAGCAAAATGGCCAAGctcaaagagagagaagaagcaaaGGAGCATCTTCATAAAATA CTGTCTGAGAAGATGGAAGAGAAAAGGCAGCATCGTGAAGAGATGGAGCGAGTCCGTGAGGAACTCCATtcagaagaacaagaagaggcTCACAGGCAGAGAGAAATT gaagagatggaaaagaaaatCCGACAGAGGCTGGTGATGCAGCAGACCTGCCAGGAGCAGATGGCCTTCAAAGAGATGCGAAGGcaggcagagaaagaagaagaggaggcctTCAGGAAAATAATGATGGATAAGTTTGCAGAGGACGATCGCTTGGAGCAGATGAACGCCCAGAAAAAACGCATGAAGCAGCTAGAGCACAAACGCGAAGTGGAGAAACTGATCGAGGACAGAAGGCGGCAGCATGAGGCTGACATG GAACTGGAGGCCAAAGAACAGGCGATTGAGCAGGAGAGGCAGGCGCTGCGTCGGCAGATTATTGAAGAGGAGAGGCAGCGACTTCTCAAACGGCACGCAACACAACTCCTTGGATACCTACCAAAG GGCTTGCTCGTTGAAGATGACCTGAAGCACTTTGATGAAGACTTCAGAAAGAACTTTGAAAAACGTCAGGCAGATATCTTCTCTGAGGACGACTGGGATCAGTAA